One Klebsiella quasipneumoniae subsp. quasipneumoniae genomic window carries:
- the lacI gene encoding DNA-binding transcriptional repressor LacI, with protein sequence MKPVTLYDVAEYAGVSYQTVSRVVNQASHVSAKTREKVEAAMAQLNYIPNRVAQQLAGKQSLLIGVATSSLALHAPSQIVAAIKSRADQLGASVVVSMVERSGVEACKAAVHNLLAQRVSGLIINYPLDDQDAIAVEAACANVPALFLDVSDQTPINSIIFSHEDGTRLGVEHLVALGHQQIALLAGPLSSVSARLRLAGWHKYLTRNQIHPIAEREGDWSAMSGFQQTMQMLNEGIVPTAMLVANDQMALGAMRAITESGLRVGADISVVGYDDTEDSSCYIPPLTTIKQDFRLLGQTSVDRLLKLSQGQAVKSNQLLPVSLVKRKTTLPPNTQTTSPRTLADSLMQLARQVSRLESGQ encoded by the coding sequence GTGAAACCAGTAACGCTATACGATGTCGCAGAGTATGCCGGTGTCTCTTATCAGACCGTTTCCCGCGTGGTGAACCAGGCCAGCCACGTCTCTGCGAAAACGCGGGAAAAGGTGGAAGCGGCGATGGCGCAGCTGAACTACATTCCCAACCGCGTGGCACAACAACTGGCGGGGAAACAGTCGTTGCTGATTGGCGTTGCTACCTCCAGTCTGGCCCTGCACGCGCCGTCGCAAATTGTCGCGGCGATTAAATCTCGCGCCGATCAACTGGGTGCCAGCGTGGTGGTGTCGATGGTAGAACGAAGCGGCGTCGAAGCCTGTAAAGCGGCGGTGCACAATCTTCTCGCGCAACGCGTCAGTGGGCTGATCATTAACTATCCGCTGGATGACCAGGATGCCATTGCTGTGGAAGCTGCCTGCGCTAATGTTCCGGCGTTATTTCTTGATGTCTCTGACCAGACTCCCATCAACAGTATTATTTTCTCCCATGAAGACGGTACGCGACTGGGCGTGGAGCATCTGGTCGCATTGGGTCACCAGCAAATCGCGCTGTTAGCGGGCCCATTAAGTTCTGTCTCGGCGCGTCTGCGTCTGGCGGGCTGGCATAAATATCTCACTCGCAATCAAATTCATCCGATAGCGGAACGGGAAGGCGACTGGAGTGCCATGTCCGGTTTTCAACAAACCATGCAAATGCTAAATGAGGGCATCGTTCCCACTGCGATGCTGGTTGCCAACGATCAGATGGCGCTGGGCGCAATGCGCGCCATTACCGAGTCCGGGTTGCGCGTTGGTGCGGATATCTCGGTAGTGGGATACGACGATACCGAAGACAGCTCGTGTTATATCCCGCCGTTAACCACCATCAAACAGGATTTTCGCCTGCTGGGGCAAACCAGCGTGGACCGCTTGCTGAAACTCTCTCAGGGCCAGGCGGTGAAGAGCAATCAGCTGTTGCCCGTCTCACTGGTGA